CCTGCGGCTGATCTTTTCCCGGAAAAACAGCGCGCATCCCACCAGCACCAGCACGGGATAGACAAAGTGGAGCGTGGTGGAGAGCCCGGAGGAGATATAGTTATAAGAGAGGAAGAGAAACGCGGGCGTGGCGGTAAATCCAACGGACAAAAGCGCTATCTGGCCCATCCGGCGGCGGCCGATGTGGACCTTCTCCTCCGTATCGCAGCGGCGGCGGTCTGCCCGGTCCAGAAGGTACAAGGGCAAAAGGCTGAGGGTAAAGCGCATCAGCGTCAAAAAATAGGAGTTTCCCCCATTGGCATAAATGGCCTTGGCGCCGATGGGCATCATACCGAAAACCACCCCGGAGAGAATAATGTAAAGAATTCCTTTTGTCTTCACGCTCACCCTTCTTCCCTGATCAAAATTTCAGAGGATTGTTTTTCACGCTGTTTATTCAGTATATCAGATCGTCCGGCCCATTGTAAAGGCCAACGGCGGCCGGAAAATGCGGAAAAGCGGAGCATAACGCTCCGCTTTTCCAAAGTCTAAGAACCGATGCTGTATGCAGGATGAATCAGCTGCAGCGGCCGCCGTCCACCACAAAGCTTCCGCCGGTGGCGTAAACGCTCATGTCGGTGGCCAGGAACAGGAAGGTATAGGCGATCTGCTCGGCAGTGGCGATCCGGCGCAGCGGACGATAGCTGCCGCAGGACTCAAGGAACTTCTCCATGGCCTCCTTCTCCTCAGGGGTCTTGGGATCGGCGGTGGTGATCTTGCCGGTCTGGATGCCCTCGCTGATGAGCATGGGGGTGATGATGTCGCCGGGGCAGACGCAGTTGACGCGGATGTTGTACTTGCCGAAGTCCACGGCCATGCCGCGGGTCAGAGCCGCCACACCGCCCTTATAGGCGTTGTAGGGCGCGGAATCGGGGACGCCCTTGATGGCCGCGCCGGAGGCGGTGTTGACGATCACGCCGCCGCCCTGCTTGATCATGATGGGCACCGTATGCTTGGAGAACAGGAACACGCCCT
This window of the Dysosmobacter acutus genome carries:
- a CDS encoding SDR family NAD(P)-dependent oxidoreductase, giving the protein MEIQDKYLSLEGKVAIITGAGSGIGLAVAKLYVKYGAKVAMVDISDKCQEEADKIGDAAKFFKCNVSSEADVKATVEAVKAAFGRIDILVNNAGIIVRKTVLDTTEEEWDRCLDIGLKGVFLFSKHTVPIMIKQGGGVIVNTASGAAIKGVPDSAPYNAYKGGVAALTRGMAVDFGKYNIRVNCVCPGDIITPMLISEGIQTGKITTADPKTPEEKEAMEKFLESCGSYRPLRRIATAEQIAYTFLFLATDMSVYATGGSFVVDGGRCS